GAATCGGTGGATATTTCTTCTCTTGGGTGCCTGAAGGATCAGTAGCCTGTAGGATATGCCCATTAACATATGCATAGACATTGTTGCCATCTCCTATCCCAATCGGATCGCAACTCGTCCACCTCCCCAACCAGGGCAAACGCATCTTAATTTAAAGTGATGGCGAATAATGCCCTATAGGATGAGTCAGTTTAAGTATTTTAATGAGGAATACAACGACTGTTGAGGA
This genomic stretch from Tolypothrix sp. NIES-4075 harbors:
- a CDS encoding RHS repeat-associated core domain-containing protein, giving the protein MRLPWLGRWTSCDPIGIGDGNNVYAYVNGHILQATDPSGTQEKKYPPIQI